Proteins encoded together in one Festucalex cinctus isolate MCC-2025b chromosome 8, RoL_Fcin_1.0, whole genome shotgun sequence window:
- the LOC144024020 gene encoding odorant receptor 131-2-like, whose product MSGGASANASVVIQYRDSLAKAVVKNVLVLAIGLSVNYINVGLMYTFCKHQIFYWDPRYILFSHLVVNDMIQMSLSVVLFVISYTLHRISVSACTPVILLALVTTENTPLNLACMAAECYVAVCLPLRHARICTVRRTLVLIALIWTTSLVSILPDLFVTLATQPPEFFSSRIFCLRQTAFPGELLVQKQEISYIAFLVLVWSVIIFTYFKILFAAQAASKDAKKARRTVVLHGVQVLLCMTSYVAPVLKEALLRWFPENYSDSLFACYVVVQVLPRAISPVIYGVRDKCFRKFLKRDLFCKSGP is encoded by the exons ATGAGCGGAGGCGCGTCGGCCAACGCCAGCGTCGTCATCCAGTACCGAGACTCGCTGGCCAAAGCCGTGGTGAAGAACGTGCTGGTGCTCGCCATCGGACTCTCCGTCAACTACATCAACGTCGGCCTCATGTACACCTTCTGCAAGCACCAG ATCTTCTACTGGGACCCCCGCTACATCCTCTTCTCCCACCTGGTGGTGAACGACATGATCCAGATGAGCCTGAGCGTGGTCCTGTTCGTCATCAGCTACACCCTGCACCGGATCAGCGTGTCGGCGTGCACCCCCGTCATCCTGCTGGCCCTCGTCACCACCGAGAACACGCCCCTCAACCTGGCCTGCATGGCGGCCGAGTGCTACGTGGCCGTGTGCCTCCCGCTGCGCCACGCCCGCATCTGCACCGTCAGGAGGACCCTGGTCCTCATCGCCTTGATCTGGACCACCAGCCTGGTCTCCATCCTGCCGGACCTCTTCGTCACGCTGGCCACGCAGCCGCCCGAGTTCTTCTCGTCCAGAATCTTCTGCCTCCGCCAGACGGCTTTCCCCGGAGAGCTGCTGGTTCAGAAGCAGGAGATCTCCTACATCGCGTTCCTGGTCCTGGTGTGGTCGGTCATCATCTTCACCTACTTCAAGATCCTCTTCGCCGCCCAGGCGGCCAGCAAGGACGCCAAGAAGGCCCGGCGGACCGTGGTCCTGCATGGCGTCCAGGTGCTGCTGTGCATGACCTCGTACGTGGCTCCCGTGCTGAAGGAGGCGCTGCTGCGCTGGTTCCCCGAGAACTACTCGGACTCGCTGTTCGCCTGCTACGTGGTGGTGCAGGTGCTGCCGCGCGCCATCAGCCCCGTCATATACGGCGTGCGGGACAAGTGCTTCCGCAAGTTCCTCAAGCGGGACCTGTTTTGCAAGAGCGGGCCCTGA
- the LOC144024100 gene encoding odorant receptor 131-2-like: protein MDAAAVANASAVIQYRDSLGKAVVKNLVVLAIGLSINYINVGLMYTFCKHQMFYWNPRYILFFSLVVNDMIQMSVGITLFVISYALHRISVSACAPFILMAIITTENTPLILACMAGECYVAVRLPLHHARICTVRRTLLLLAAILAVSVVSAFPDLFVTLATRRRDFFASKIFCLRETAFPSPVLIRKRDITYIVYLVLVWSVIFFTYFKILFAAQAASKDAKKARRTIVLHGVQVLLCMTTYAVPLVKDVLLRVFPESYSDSLFACYIIVQVWPRAVSPIIYGVRDKCFRKYLKQYLVCGTATRHAGDS, encoded by the exons ATGGACGCCGCCGCCGTGGCCAACGCCAGCGCGGTCATCCAGTACCGAGACTCGCTGGGCAAAGCGGTGGTGAAGAATCTGGTGGTGCTCGCCATCGGACTGTCAATCAACTACATCAACGTCGGACTCATGTACACCTTCTGCAAGCACCAG ATGTTCTACTGGAACCCGCGCTACATCCTGTTCTTCAGCCTGGTGGTCAACGACATGATCCAGATGAGCGTGGGCATCACGCTGTTCGTCATCAGCTACGCCCTGCACCGGATCAGCGTGTCGGCGTGCGCGCCCTTCATCCTGATGGCCATCATCACCACCGAGAACACGCCCCTCATCCTGGCCTGCATGGCGGGCGAGTGCTACGTGGCCGTGCGTCTGCCGCTGCACCACGCCCGCATCTGCACCGTGCGCCGGACGCTGCTCCTCCTCGCCGCCATCCTCGCCGTCAGCGTGGTCTCCGCCTTCCCGGACCTCTTCGTCACGCTGGCCACGCGCCGCCGCGACTTCTTCGCCTCCAAGATCTTCTGCCTCCGGGAGACGGCCTTCCCCAGCCCGGTGCTGATCCGGAAGCGGGACATCACCTACATCGTCTACCTGGTCCTGGTGTGGTCGGTCATCTTCTTCACCTACTTCAAGATCCTGTTCGCCGCCCAGGCGGCCAGCAAGGACGCCAAGAAGGCGCGGCGGACCATCGTTCTGCACGGCGTGCAGGTCCTGCTGTGCATGACCACGTACGCCGTGCCGCTGGTCAAGGACGTGCTGCTGCGCGTCTTCCCCGAGAGCTACTCGGACTCGCTCTTCGCCTGCTACATCATCGTCCAGGTGTGGCCGCGCGCCGTCAGCCCCATCATCTACGGCGTCAGGGACAAGTGCTTCCGCAAGTACCTCAAGCAATATCTCGTCTGCGGGACGGCGACGCGACACGCCGGCGACTCCTGA
- the blcap gene encoding apoptosis inducing factor BLCAP, which yields MYCLQWLLPVLLIPKPLNPALWFNHSMFMGFYLLSFLLERKPCTICALVFLAALFLLCYSCWGNCFLYHCQDAALPHAAHDPAIVGT from the exons ATGTATTGCCTGCAGTGGCTGCTGCCGGTGCTGCTGATCCCCAAGCCGCTGAACCCGGCGCTGTGGTTCAACCACTCCATGTTCATGGGCTTCTACCTGCTCAGCTTCCTGCTGGAGAGGAAGCCGTGCACCATCTGTGCCTTGGTCTTCCTCGccgccctcttcctcctctgctaCAGCTGCTGGGGCAACTGCTTCCTCTACCACTGCCAG GACGCCGCCCTGCCGCACGCCGCCCACGACCCGGCCATCGTGGGCACCTAG